CATGTGCTTAGCTTCAAATACATCTTTCACTAAGCCATTAGCTTTACGTAGGCGAAATGCATTGCCATCAATGGTGACAATACCCGCGGCGTCTTGGCCGCGATGTTGGAGCACAGTCAGCGCATCATAAATGGTTTGATTAACTGACGATTTGCCTACTATTCCGACGATACCACACATGGGTAAGGTTCCTCATTAGAAGTGTTTTTTAAAATTATTGCTTGGGTACAAAGCTTGATGTGTTTTCCATATAGTCAAAGAACCACTGAATCACCACACCAAATTCGGGCACAAGTACTGAGTCAGCCCACCAATCTTGTTGGTTGAGCTGAGTAAATGCGTCCATGAAAAATAGGATTGCGCTGACAATAAGCGCGCCGCGAATAGCACCAAAACACAGGCCTAATACGCGGTCGGTTCCTGATAAACCGGTTTTAGAAACAAGCTGACCTAATAAGTAATTAACGAGTGCACCTAGGATTAAGGTCGCCACAAACAAAATGGCAATTGCCACACCGTTTTTGATGTATTCATCACTAATTTGAGTAAGGTGGCCAGCTAGCTGGGGATAAAATTGGCTTGCGATAAAAAAGGCGGCAAACCAGACAACAAGCGACATCGCTTCTTTGGCAAAACCACGGACCAAGCTGATCAAGGTCGACATGCCAATAACAATTAGAATTGCGTAATCAATCCACACCATGGAGATAAGGATCCGGTATCAGGGTTAAGACGGGCGCGATTCTAGCAAAGTAAACCAAGTTTCTCACCTTTAGTTGTACGAATTATTCATGCGAAAATGAGAACAATGATTTTGAGTTCAACTCAAATAAAAACCTGTACAAGCGCGCGGTTAAAGTTACGCCCAATATCGACTGATATTGGGCGACTTGGTTGTTTAGTTTGTTGGGCTAAACGGCACAATTTTGCCTTCTAATCCCGTGAGCTTGCGAATAGGATCGCGCGCCTTTTCAAGCTTGGCTTTATTGGTTTCAGGCCCAACAAATACACGGGTTAACTTGCCATCTACTGGTTTAGCAGGAACCGTATATGCGGTGTAGCCAGACAGCCTAAGCTGCGCAATCAATGCTGACACATTCTTGGCATTATTAAAGCCGCCAAGTTGTAAGGTGTAACCCGCACTCACAGGTTTTATCTCACCAGCAACAGGCTTAATTTGCCCTGCGACAGGTTTAGGTTTTGCAGCAACTTGTTTTTCAGCTTTTGGCTGGGCTTTTTCTTGAGAGCTTGATTGTTGTTTGGACTCTGTACTCGGCTTACTTTTTGACTCATTGCTAGAGCCAGCAGCTTTTGAAGTGTTAGCTTCAGGTGTTGTCGCCGCTATGGGTTGGTCAGCGCTTTGGTCTGCTGACTGCGCATCAAGCTCACCTAAGTCTTGCCCTTGTGGAATGTCGATAACCTGAAAGTCATCATCGCTATAATGCGGCTCGTTAACATTACCTTGATTCATTGGGCGCAGCGGAATTTCAGTAAACTCTTCAACAACTTGGGCTTTTTTGCCATCTAATAAATCAGGTAAGAAAATCACCCCAAGCGCCACCAATACTATGGTGCCGACAAGGCGGTTTTGAAATTGACGATCCACAATAAAATCCTATTAATTCGTTGTCGTTGGCAGCTTAAGGCATTGATTGAAAACAAGCTTGGAACGCGGCAACCGTAAAAAATGAGCCAAATACAATAATAAGTTCATTTGCTTGGCTATCGGATGATGATACCGAAGTCACCATACTTTGCCACGCAAGTTCCATGCTATCAAATTGATTTAGTGAAACTTGTTGTTTCAAATCACATGATTGCAGTGCAGCTGTGAGTTCATTTGCCGTTGCACCGCGAGGGTTGTCTAGGCTCACCATGTCCCAGTGAGATATCACGCCATCAAAACAAGCTAGAACGCTGGCAATGTCTTTGTCTTTTAACATGCCGCAAATAGCGCGAATATTCATGCCTTGCGCTTGATATCTTTGTAATTGCGCAGCTAAATACCTTGCCGCATGAGGATTGTGAGCAACATCTAACAGAATAACTGGCTGCTCACTCACCTGCTCTATTCGCCCTGAAAGCGTTGCTTTCGCAAAACCTTGGGTGATTTGTTCAAATGTAATTTCAGGCCAAAACTCACTAATTAACGCTAGTGCACTGGCAGCATTAGGCAGCGGTAGACTTGGTACAGGCAACTGGTGATACTCGGCGCTTGCCGAGCTAAAACGCCAGCTGTGTCCATCATTGAGCCGGCGTTCATCATAAGGGAGTGTTTCACCAGGGTTAACTTCATTTAACTGGTAGCTAAAATCATGCCCTACTCGGCGTACAAGGCTGCCAATATCTTTAGCAACAGCCATAACTGACTCTGGCAAATCTGGCTCACCAATAATGCTCAAGCAATTAGCGCGCATTACACCGGCTTTTTCACGGCCAACATCTTCTCGGGTGTCACCTAGGTATTCTTGATGGTCAAGGTCAATCGCAGTAATGATGGTCGCATCAGAATCAATCAGGTTAGTGGCATCGAGGCGACCGCCGAGGCCGACTTCAAGTAACACGACATTTGGCTGAGTTTTGCCAAAGACATAAAGTCCAGCCAAGGTTGCAAACTCAAAGTAGGTGATAGTGATATCGCCGCGTGCTTGCTCAATCGCTTGAAACGCCTCAATGATAAGTTCATCACTCACATCTTGCTGATTAACGCGAATACGCTCGTTAAAGTGGTTAATATGTGGCGAGCTATATACGCCAACACTTTTACCCGCTTGACGTAAAATCGACTCAAGCATGGCGCAGGTTGTCCCCTTACCATTAGTGCCTGCCACGGTAATCACTTGTGAATTTGGCAGTTTGTCGATGCCAAGCTTGCTAGCGACTTGCGACACGCGCCCTAACCCCATATCAATTTCTGCTGGGTGTATGGCAAGCAAGTGCTCAAGCCAATCGTTTAAGCTAGCGCTTGTTAAGTCTATAGTTTGCTTAGCTGATGTACTCAAGTGTGCGATCCCGAATATGGTTGTTATTGTTACTAGCGGTTATAGGCTTTTTGGCTCATAAATGATCACAAGCATGACAGGATATTAGTCGAGCATGAATAGCGGACCTAATGCCAGCTTGGGTAAGTCAAACTCTTGCGGATAAGTCACATCAACCAAATACAAACCATTAGGTTTGGCTGTTGCGGCGGCAAGATTACGATCTTTAACCGCAAGCAAGTGTGCTATCCACTCAGGCTTTTGGTTTTTAAGACCTACCTCGAGCAATGACCCAACAATGTTGCGCACCATGTGATGCAAAAAGGCATTCGCCTGAATATCGACCATGATATACATGCCCTGACGGGTGACTTTGACATGATGAACATTACGAAATGGCGTGTTTGACTGACAACCAATCGCGCGGAAACTCGTAAAGTCCTGCTCACCTAGTAAGTATTGAGCAGCTTGGTGCATTAAGCTCTCATCAATATCGCCATGATAATGACTCACCCCTTGGCGCATAATGCCAGGGCGTAAGCTGTGGTTGTAGATGATGTAACGATAGCGTCTAGCCGTTGCACTAAAGCGAGCATGAAAATCATCTGGTACTTCTTTCGCCCAGCGCACCGCAATATCATCGGGCAACTGAGTGTTAATACCGCGAGTCCAACCTTTTATCGGGCGCACTGCTGTGGTGTCGAAATGTACCACCTGACCAGTACCATGAACGCCAGAATCGGTGCGGCCCGCACAAAATATCTCAATAGGCTCGTTAGCTACATAGCTGAGTGCTTTTTCTAATTGTGCTTGAACTGAATCTACGTCTGCCTGGCGTTGCCAGCCAAAATATTTACTGCCGTCATATTCGACGCCTAATGCAATGCGCATTAATGAATTACCTTAAAGCCGAGAATGGGCGCTAGTTTAACACAAAAAAAACGGCGCTTTGTATTGCGCCGTTTATCGTATCTTTAGCTGGGTAACTTTTATTCAATCGTTGAGATTAAGTTAGTCGCTTCATCTTGCTGACGTTGATTGCCATCAATTTGCACTTCTTTAAGCAGCGCAATAGCACTGTCTTTATCTTCAATCTCAATGTAGGCTCTAGCGAGATCTAACTTGGCGTTTACCGAGTTTTCTTCATCATCGACATCGACCATTTCGGCATTGCCAATGAGTGAATCAACCTCACCCACATCCACATCAACGTCTTTGTATTGGTCAACTTGCTCTGTTTCTTCATCCGCATCACTTAATAATTTATCAATATCGATAAAGTCATTTTCGCGCTCAAAACTAGTCAGGTCGTCGTTTGCGATAGCGTCAGATGCTTTAGGTTCATCCAATGCTGCCAACGCTTCATCAACAGTTAGCTTGTCGTCTTGAATAAAGAACTCATCTTCTGAGCTTAATGTGTCTCGCTCGTCATCAGACAATGACTCAGAAAATGCTGCTAGCAAGTCATCGTCTGTGTAATCAAGGCTTTGCTCATCAGCAGGATCTGGCTTTTTATCTAACGGTTTCTCATCTAATGGCGCTTTGTCAGCAGCCTCACTCGTTAATGAGTCCATTTGCGCCTGATTGAACAAATCGGTTTCCCAATCAATGGCATTAGCATCAGCTTTATCGCCAGCTTTTAGGTCATCGAAGAAGCCAGAGTCTTTCTGTACTGGCCTTTCGGCAGCAGCATCTGCAACATCTTCAACTTCATCATTGCCCATATTGGCAAGCAGCGCTTCTAACTCTTGCGCGGCGGCATCATCATTAACAGGTAGATCTGCGCTCGCTTCTGGCTCAGATTCAATTTCTGGCAGGTTTTGAGTTGACTCACCTAAGGTGAGTGACAGTTCATCACTTTTAGTCTCAACAGCATCAGCCTCAACAGCATCAGAATCAGGCTGTTCGCTATCTAACTGGTCAGTGTCAAAGCCAGCTAGCAGATTATCAAGCTCCTGCGCTCGGGCATCATCTTGATCATTCAATGCACTGGTTTGCTCAGCCGCATCGGCTTCGTTTGATAAGCTGCCCAGTAATGAATCTAAATCTTGCTGCGCTTCATCTTGTACTTCGTCAGTTTGAGCTTCTTGCTCGGCAAGTGAAGCCAGCATCTCATCTAGCTCGTCACTAGTATGGTCAAGCTCTTGCTCGTTTTCTGCCGACTGTGGTGCTAACAGGTCATCATTAGATGCAAGTTGGCTTGGCTCTCCACTTACTGCATCGGCCTGGTCAATAGCTGCATCAGCTCCCGTACCAGCAAGATCGGCAAGCATGGCATCAAGCTCTTCGTCGGTGGCTTCTTGATGTTCGCTATCGTCATGCAGCTCTTCATCGAGTCCAAGTTCTGCGGCTAACTCATCTGCATCACTTGCTGAATTTGTGCTCTCAGTAGAGTCAGCATCAAGGTTGGCGAGCAGTGCATCGATATCATCATCGGCAACATTTTCTTGCTCATTCAGCTCTTCAAGCTCAGCGTCTAGCTCTTTGGCAATGGCTTCATCTAACACTGGCGTGTCGCTGGTTTCAGGTGCTACAGGAGCTTCAAGCTCAGCTAATAGCGCATCGACATCTTCAATTTGCTCTTGATCTGCACCAATGCTGTCAAGTTCAGTCTCTAACTCTGCTGCTTGTTCTAGCTCTTGCTCAAGCTCCTCGCCTAGGTCAGCCTCATTGGATTCGAGCAACTCATCAGTGTCAATTTCTTCAGTTGATGGCAACTCTTCTTCAAGGTCTTGTTCAGCTGAAGGCTGTTGCTCGGCTGAAGGCTCCTCTCCCGCAGCAGGCTCTTGATCAGCTAAAGGCTCTTGAACATCATCTTGCAAGCTTGCAAGTAACGAGTCGACGTCATCATCGGCTACAGGTGCTTCATCTTGTTGCACGTCTTGTTGTTCAGCTTCTTGTTCAACCGACTCCAACAATTGATCAATATCATCTACTGGCTCTGGCTCTGGCTCTGGCTCTGGCTCTGGCTCTGGCTCTGGCTCTGGCTCTGGCTCTGCAGGCATATCTAATTCAGCAAGCAAAGCATCAACGTCTTCAACGTTTAAATCTTCTGGCTCTTCAGCTTCAGCGCTTGTTGCTTCAGCACTTGTTTGTTCAGGAGCTTCGTCGGTTTCAGGAACGTCGAGATCAGCTAACAGGCTGTCGATGTCATCTTGCGCTGTTTCGTTGTCAACATTAGCACTGTCATCGCCCTTTACTGGTTCTGCTTCTAACTCTTGTTCGGGTAGGTCAAATTCAGCGAGTAAATCTTCCATGTCTTCTTCAGACTCTGGAGGCAACTCACTTTCTTGAGTATCTTCTAAACCATCGAGCAGATTATCGAGATTGTCGACATCATCTGCTGATGCTTCATCATCTTCTAGTGGGCCTAACTCTTGATCTTGCTCTTCCATGGCTTCCGCCCACAGATCATCAAGCGAGGTGGTATCATCTTCGTCTACTTGCTCTACCTCGGATTGCTCTTCTAAAACAATGTCTGCTTCTGCACCAAGGTCAGCCTCGGGCTGCATTTCAACATTGTCTAGATCAAGCAAATCATCGATGCTTTCTTCTTCATCGTCATCAAGGTGAATCGCTAGCTCAGATAAATCATCTTCTTCTGGTGAAACTTCAGCCAAAGTTGTTTCGTCAGCTACTGTGTCGACATGCTCAGTTTCTTGAGCTTGCTCAGCTTGTTCTTGCTGTTTTTTCTTACGGTTAAGCAACCAGAAAACCAGACCAAAGATAAGTACAAGTGGCAGTGCAGCGAGTAAAACAAGCAGCCACATATTGTCCATTAGTTTGCGCCAGGTACTAGGCGGCTCTTGTACTACTTCAGGCTCTTTTGTGGACTCAAGTAACGCATCATGCTCAACGGTTAGCGCTTGATGCTTCTCACGCAGAATTTGTAGCTGCTCTTCTAGAGCGCCAATTGATGACGACATTTCGTCAATGCGGTTCTTTAATGCCAGATTATCGTTTTGCGCCACCATTAATTGGTCTTGCGCTCGCGCTAACTCATCAGTCAGCATCAAGTTCTTGCTGTGCTCAGCATCTAGCTCGCTGTTAACTCTTGCTAGCTCGTCATTCGCAGCAACTTGAGACTCAACAACTGGCGCGGCTTCTGCAGGTTGATTGACGATCTGTAATGGTTTGGCACTCGATCTAGGTTTATTTGGCTGGGACTGGCTAGCTTGAGAGGAGGCATTTTGCTGAGCACTAGGTTGGTTAACATTAGTTTGGTTTACACTAGTCTGGCTTGCCGTCGCTTGGTTTGCTGTGGTTTGAGCTTGTGATGTTTGACGAATTTGCGCAGCGCGTTGATCTTCTAATTCCGCTCGGCGTTTAGCTTGAGCTTTTGGAATTGCCGCCATCACATCGGCTGACGGGATCATCAATACCATGTCTTTTTCGAGGGTATTGTAGTTGTTGCCACTAAATGCGTGCGGGTTAGCGTCAAACAGGGCTGACATAACCTGATAAACACTGATATTTGGATTAGGACGAACTTTTTGCGCGATACTCCAGAAGGTATCTGATGAAGTGGTTGGGCCGTATTGACGTACCTCAGCTTGCTTCACTTCACCATTAGGGCCGGTGATTTTGAGTGAATCAGCATGCGTGGGCAAGGCTATAGTGGTTGCCGATAAACCTAAACTCGCAATCGCTAAAAGCTTAGCAACGTTTGAAGTACGAAAAGTCATCCAATTCTTCCCTAAGTAACGCCTGTCTTAACTTAGCGTTTTCATTTTTATAATTAGTTATCGTTAATGTGCCTAAAACATTAACTTTACGACTATAAACCAGATTACAATGGCTCGCTAGCAATGACAAAAGCTAAAATCAAAAAAGCCTGCAGTCTGCAGGCTTTTTAAACTAAATCGCACTAAAATCACATTACTAACAACGAGATATAAGGCATCGAGTTCGGTTTAGTAATAGTCTCTAATTAAGATTTCAGCGATTTGGACACTGTTTAAAGCTGCACCCTTACGAATGTTATCGGCCGTTACCCATAAATTTATACCGTGTGGGTGCGAAATATCTTTGCGCACGCGACCCACATACACAGGATCTTGCCCTGCAGCATCAGTCACAACGGTTGGGTATTCTTCATCAGACTCAAACAACACAACACCTTCAGCCTGACTCAGTACCGCTTTTACATCATCAGCTTCTGCCGGTTGATGCATCTCAATGTGTACTGCTTCTGAGTGGCCATAAAATGCAGGAACGCGCACTGCTGTTGGGTTTACCATGATGCTGTCGTCAGCAAAGATTTTTTGCGTTTCCCACACCATTTTCATTTCTTCTTTGGTGTAGCCGTTATCCATAAACTTATCGATTTGTGGCAACACGTTAAAAGCAATTTGCTTAGGATAAACAGATGGCTCAGCAGGCAAACCTTGCAGCAGCTTGGTGGTTTGCGTCGCCAGCTCTTCAATCGCTTGTTGACCAGAACCAGAAACCGATTGATAGGTTGATACGTTAATACGTGCGATACCAAAAGCATCGTAAATTGGCTTTAACGCAACCAACATTTGAATGGTTGAGCAGTTAGGATTGGCGATAATATTGCGGTTACGGAAATCAGCAATCGCTTCTGGGTTCACTTCTGGCACCACTAATGGCACGTCAATGTCGTAACGGAAGTGTGAGGTGTTATCAATCACCACACAGCCCGCCTCGCCGGCAATTGGCGCCCATTTAGCCGATACATCGCCACCAGCTGAGAAGAAGCCTATTTGCGCCTGTGTCCAGTCAAAGGTCTCTACGTCAAGAATTTCAACTTCGGTACCCTTAAAGTTAACGGTTTTACCGGCACTGCGGCTACTTGCTAACGGATAAAGGTTGGCAATTGGAAAATCACGCTCTTCCAATATTTCGATCATGGTTTGGCCCACAGCGCCTGTTGCCCCTAGGACAACAACATTAAATTCTTGCGACATTTTCGACTTCGACTCCTTACAGCAAACTAGTAAACCAATCTAACCCAGAATAGCGCGCCTTAGCTAGCGTTAATCGGCTAAAAACACCATTTGGAAAGTGATTTTTTCTCAAGCGCTTAAAAATAGCACTTATGTCACCTTAAACCCGAGTTGTTCAGCAGCCAGCATAGGCTCATTAGATAATTGTGCTTGAACAAAGTTAAGCGTCAATGCACTAAATTCACGGCGATGCTTATGCTGCTTACGCATTTGATCGAAACCATTTAGCTGCGCAAACCGTTGACGGAATTTGACGTCATCATCGCGCACATCATAAGCCATGCGCGCAAGCCCCAGAAGTTTTGCTTGGTTAGCACCATCAAGCAAATCAGCGTTGACTGATAAACTAAATTCACTGATATGAAATGGTGGCAATAAATCACTAACGGTTTTTGTCACCTTGGTATTGGTTAACTGGCACAGCTTTTCATACAACATAAAGGTGCCCTTTGCCTTACCTTCCAGGCTATAACCAGCAATGTGCGGCGTGGCAATATCCACCAAAGGCACCAGCTCAGTGATAGGGTTTGGCTCACCTTGCCAGACATCAAGTACTAATTTTAAATCGCTTCGTTGCTGCCCAACCTTAATCAATGCGTTATTATCAATTACCTCACCGCGGCAGCAATTGAGCAGCCAGGTGTTAGGCTTTAATGCTGCCAGCCTTGCTTCATCAAATAAAAACCAGGTTTTATGCTCACCATCTTTCGTTATTGGCACATGCAGGCTTATCACATCAGCTTCAGCCAGCACCTGCTCCAATGAGTAAAACGCGCGCTCATCACCCTCTTGTTGTTTAATTGGGTCGCACAACATGACCTTGACGCCATAAGCTTCAAGGCACTTTGCTGTAGCGCTACCTGTGTTACCTGCACCAACAATACCAACCACTTTATCTTTTAAGCTTTCACCACATCTTGTCGCTAGCTCTAACATAGCGATAAAAGCATATTCGCCTACGGCGGTGGCATTACAGCCTGGCGCATTCGAAAACGGGATATTTCTTGAGTCTAAATAATCAATATCGACATGGTCAGTACCGATAGTGGCACTGCCAACAAACTTGAGCTGCTGGTTTTGCTCAAGCAGCGCAGCATTGACCTTAGTGATGGAGCGAACCAGCAGTACATCAGCATCTTGTGCTTGCTCTGGGGTTAAATGGCGACCGTCAACAAATTCGATGTCACCGAACTCGTTAAATAGTTCAACAACATAGGGCATGTTCTCATCAGCAATGATTTTCATAGGGCGAGGTTTGGGTTTAGTGATTAGATTGACATTATTGGCATATTCTACCGACAACAGCGGGGAAATTCAGTAGTGATAGACCTGTAGATTTCAGGTAATAAAAAAACCGAGTGTCCACAACGAACACTCGGTTTAAAATATCGATTAGTCAATAAGGCTATTTGAGCTTTATTTGTGTTTACGCGTTACTTGTATTTGCGCATTACTAGGGTAGCGTTAGTGCCACCAAAGCCAAAGCTGTTACTCATAACGGTATTTAGCTCAGCTTCACGCATTTCAGTTACAACTGGAATACCTTCAGCTTTCTCATCAAGGGTGTCAACGTTAATGCTTGGTGCAATAAAGCTGTTTTCTAGCATAAGTAAGCTGTAAATCGCTTCATGTACGCCAGCAGCACCTAGCGCGTGACCAGTCATAGACTTAGTTGAACCTACTGCTGGAACCTTGTCTTTAAACACTTCAGTTAATGCTTCTAGCTCACGTACGTCGCCTACAGGCGTTGAAGTACCATGGGTATTGATATAGTCAATTGGCGTATCAACACCTTCAAGTGCCATTTGCATACAACGTACAGCACCTTCACCTGATGGTGCGACCATGTCGTAACCGTCTGATGATGCACCGTAACCTACGATTTCAGCGTAGATTTTCGCGCCACGAGCTAGTGCGTGTTCTAGTTCTTCAACCACTAGAATACCGCCACCACCAGAGATAACGAAACCGTCACGGTCAGCATCATAAGTACGAGAGGCTTTTTCTGGCGTGTCATTGTATTTGGTTGATAGTGCGCCCATCGCATCGAAGCCCATGGTTAGGGTCCAATCTAGCTCTTCTGCGCCACCAGCAAACACCATGTCTTGCTTACCCATTTGAATAAGCTCAACTGCATGACCAATACAATGCGCAGACGTTGCACATGCAGAACTAATTGAGTAGTTCATACCTTTGATTTTAAATGGTGTCGCCAAACATGCGCTTGTGGTTGAAGCCATGATGCGAGGGACAATGTATGGACCTACGCGCTTAACACCGCGTGAGCGTAATGTGTCAGCCGCTTGAACCTGATTAGATGATGATGCACCGCCTGAGCCAACAATCAAACCTACACGGTGGTGTGAGTATTGCTCTTCAGTCAGGTTGGCATCTTCAATCGCTTGTTGCATTGCGATGTGAGCGTATGCTGCTGCATCACCCATAAAGCGCAGTGCTTTGCGGTCAATGTGCTCAGCTGGATCAATCTTAATATCACCCCAAACGTGGCTGCGCAGTTTCATTTCTTCAAACTGTTCAGAACGGGTAATACCACTTTTACCGGCCTTGAGTGACTCAATCACTTCATTTTTGTTATTGCCGATGCTTGAAACCACACCTAAACCGGTGATCACGACTCTTTTCATTTTTATCTATCCATTTGGTACGTATTGGTACTTAATTGCGGCAATCATATCTGCTTTAATGCAATTAAGTGGTCAGCTTTCCATAAACACGGGTAAAATAATGCCAACTAATGTGCAGTGAGTAAAATATTTTGCCCCAAGTTCCACCTATTTCAAGTGTTTATCATTCTGTGCAGCAGTGCATCTCGCGCCTGCTGGTAAGCGATTGCTCAACTCAAGTTAATCTGGCTGTTATCACTCATTTCCCTGGCGATGCTTTAGCACTGCTACTCAAGCTGTTACCTACAGCAATGGGTAAACAGTCACACAACAACCAGCCGCTTAGTAATCAACAGCATAACAAGCGCGTGCATATCAGCATATATAGCCTCACCAGCGATAACTTGCAGCTAAGCGAGAGCTTACAGCAGTTAGATGTAACCAATATTAATGGCTGCCAACGAATTGAAACCAGCGATTACAAATTAACCATTGATGTACATCAACAGCTTGAACCTCAACCCGAATTGACTAACTACCTCAAACTTCAAGCTAACACTGAGCAAGCCTTTGATTTGGTGATTGCCTGTGCTGATACGTTATTTAATGACAATTGGGATCACTATTTCAACCCAGCAAATTTTTGGCAATTGGGGCGGTTAAGCCGCGATGAAGCTCAAGTAGCCCTGCTTGGAAAAAATGAGCTAGGAAATAATGAGCTAGAAAAGAATGAGCTAGGAAAGAATGAGCTAGGAAAGAGTGGGCTAGGAAAGAGTGGGCTAGGAAAGAGTGGGCTAGGAAAGGAAAAATTCGGTACAAATGAATTAAGTAACAGTGACATCACGACTCAAATAGCGCACCTTGCTAGCATTTGTCGCTCGACAGGTTTCCAGTTAGTCAACACCTTAACCGATGACACACAAACAACTTCAGCATCGAGGCTCAATCGACAGTTCGAACTCGAGCAGCGACAAGTACTGCGTAGCCAGCAAAGCAATCAGTTTGCCTATAACCCCTTGCCCAAAGCGATTACCTATAGCGCAAACACAAGCAGAGCAATCGCAATTATAGGTGGCGGGCTCGCCAGTGCCTTTCTAGCGCTATCTCTGGCCAAAAGAGGCATTAGCTCCACCATCTATTGTAAAGACGAGGCTATTGCACAAGGCGCATCTGGCAACAAGCAAGGCGCAATCTACCCCCTGCTCACCCCAGATAATGGTCCACTAAGCCAGTTTTTTCAGCAGGCATACCTGTATAGCTGTCAGCAAATCAAACACCTTGTGAGTAATGGGCATAATATTAGCCACGAGTTTTGCGGCGTTATCCATACAGGC
This DNA window, taken from Shewanella maritima, encodes the following:
- a CDS encoding 4-phosphoerythronate dehydrogenase: MKIIADENMPYVVELFNEFGDIEFVDGRHLTPEQAQDADVLLVRSITKVNAALLEQNQQLKFVGSATIGTDHVDIDYLDSRNIPFSNAPGCNATAVGEYAFIAMLELATRCGESLKDKVVGIVGAGNTGSATAKCLEAYGVKVMLCDPIKQQEGDERAFYSLEQVLAEADVISLHVPITKDGEHKTWFLFDEARLAALKPNTWLLNCCRGEVIDNNALIKVGQQRSDLKLVLDVWQGEPNPITELVPLVDIATPHIAGYSLEGKAKGTFMLYEKLCQLTNTKVTKTVSDLLPPFHISEFSLSVNADLLDGANQAKLLGLARMAYDVRDDDVKFRQRFAQLNGFDQMRKQHKHRREFSALTLNFVQAQLSNEPMLAAEQLGFKVT
- the fabB gene encoding beta-ketoacyl-ACP synthase I gives rise to the protein MKRVVITGLGVVSSIGNNKNEVIESLKAGKSGITRSEQFEEMKLRSHVWGDIKIDPAEHIDRKALRFMGDAAAYAHIAMQQAIEDANLTEEQYSHHRVGLIVGSGGASSSNQVQAADTLRSRGVKRVGPYIVPRIMASTTSACLATPFKIKGMNYSISSACATSAHCIGHAVELIQMGKQDMVFAGGAEELDWTLTMGFDAMGALSTKYNDTPEKASRTYDADRDGFVISGGGGILVVEELEHALARGAKIYAEIVGYGASSDGYDMVAPSGEGAVRCMQMALEGVDTPIDYINTHGTSTPVGDVRELEALTEVFKDKVPAVGSTKSMTGHALGAAGVHEAIYSLLMLENSFIAPSINVDTLDEKAEGIPVVTEMREAELNTVMSNSFGFGGTNATLVMRKYK
- the mnmC gene encoding FAD-dependent 5-carboxymethylaminomethyl-2-thiouridine(34) oxidoreductase MnmC, translated to MPQVPPISSVYHSVQQCISRLLVSDCSTQVNLAVITHFPGDALALLLKLLPTAMGKQSHNNQPLSNQQHNKRVHISIYSLTSDNLQLSESLQQLDVTNINGCQRIETSDYKLTIDVHQQLEPQPELTNYLKLQANTEQAFDLVIACADTLFNDNWDHYFNPANFWQLGRLSRDEAQVALLGKNELGNNELEKNELGKNELGKSGLGKSGLGKSGLGKEKFGTNELSNSDITTQIAHLASICRSTGFQLVNTLTDDTQTTSASRLNRQFELEQRQVLRSQQSNQFAYNPLPKAITYSANTSRAIAIIGGGLASAFLALSLAKRGISSTIYCKDEAIAQGASGNKQGAIYPLLTPDNGPLSQFFQQAYLYSCQQIKHLVSNGHNISHEFCGVIHTGYDDKSISRLQKIIDGQAWPEQIAQAVSAEKASEIAGVELDKSGFYYPLGGWVCPYELAEAAIREAQKHAEVDLVLNTEISTIEKPNTATESWLLTSASTSESYLHDHIVIATGAKLTQFSQSSEVALTPFRGQVSHVASKGELSKLSSVICANGYLTPANNGKHCVGASYIKNPENCKFSITEQLQNQEKMRQSYPSCNWTKDIDTSDNQARVGVRMVSRDHFPVMGCAADFEEIKSRYQAQMQLKQWQQTPEYWRNTPAPLLNGLYLLGGFGSRGISTAPLVAETLAANLTGETAPLNLTTQTLLNPNRMWMRKLLKGKAI